The Sphaerospermopsis torques-reginae ITEP-024 genome has a window encoding:
- the glsA gene encoding glutaminase A translates to MSLMANSQDRETGSSLFLEVLKDLHYLYQSLQEGTVANYIPELAKVNPNLFSICIATVDGQIYEVGDYQQLFTIQSISKVFVYGQALEDHGRDYVLTRVGVEPTGDAFNAIILDEQSKRPYNPMVNAGAIATTSLIKGNGATERLNRLLEMYRRYIGRDVFVDISVFTSERSTGHRNRATAHLMLNFGMIDQNIEEALDLYFQQCSVMVNCRDLAVMAATLANKGINPITKEKAVDSCYIKDILSVMYTCGMYNFAGEWAYKVGIPAKSGVSGGILAVVPGQMGIGVFSPLLDGRANSVRGVKVCEELSQRLGLHLFECENRE, encoded by the coding sequence ATCAGCCTTATGGCAAACTCACAAGATCGAGAAACTGGTTCATCACTATTTTTAGAAGTTCTCAAAGATTTGCATTACCTGTACCAATCTCTACAAGAGGGTACAGTCGCAAACTACATTCCCGAACTAGCAAAAGTAAACCCCAACTTATTTAGTATCTGTATTGCTACTGTAGATGGCCAGATTTATGAAGTTGGTGATTATCAACAGCTATTTACTATCCAGTCGATTTCCAAAGTATTTGTTTATGGACAAGCTTTAGAAGATCATGGACGGGATTATGTGTTAACTAGGGTGGGAGTAGAACCGACTGGAGACGCATTTAACGCGATTATTCTTGATGAACAATCAAAGCGACCCTACAACCCGATGGTAAACGCAGGAGCTATAGCCACTACCAGTTTAATTAAAGGTAATGGAGCGACAGAACGCCTTAATCGCTTATTAGAAATGTATAGGCGTTATATTGGACGAGATGTATTTGTAGATATTTCGGTATTTACTTCCGAACGCAGTACAGGACACCGCAACCGCGCTACTGCCCATCTTATGCTAAATTTTGGCATGATTGACCAAAATATTGAAGAAGCACTAGATTTATATTTTCAACAATGTTCTGTGATGGTAAATTGTCGGGATTTAGCTGTGATGGCTGCTACTCTCGCTAATAAAGGAATTAACCCGATTACTAAAGAAAAAGCAGTAGATAGTTGTTACATCAAAGATATATTGAGTGTGATGTATACCTGTGGGATGTATAACTTTGCAGGTGAATGGGCGTATAAAGTAGGAATCCCGGCGAAAAGCGGCGTTTCTGGGGGAATTCTCGCCGTTGTTCCTGGGCAGATGGGAATTGGAGTGTTTTCACCTCTCCTAGATGGGCGTGCTAACAGCGTGCGGGGGGTGAAGGTGTGTGAGGAACTGTCTCAACGCTTGGGGTTACATTTGTTTGAGTGTGAGAACAGGGAATAG